The following nucleotide sequence is from Gordonia jinghuaiqii.
GACGTACGGCGCTGGTGGACCCGAAGTCGGGTGCGACGACTACGTATGGGCAGCTGATCTCGCAGATCGAGGCGGCCGCGGGTGCGTTGGCGTCGCGGGGCGTCGGCGTGGGTGATGTGGTGGGGATTCTGTCGCCGAACATTCCGGCGTTCGCGACGGTGTTCCACGGCATCCTGCGGGCCGGGGGGACGGCGACGACGATCAATGCGTTGTTCACCGCCCCGGAGATCGCCAAGCAGTTGCGGGATTCGGGCGCGAAGATGCTGGTGACGATCTCGCCGATGCTCGAGCAGGCCAAGGCTGCCGCCGCTGAGGTGGGGTTGGCCGATGTCGATCTGATCGTGTTGGACGGGGACGGGCAGGATGCGTCGGGGCACCCGAATGCGGCGGATCTGCTGGGGGCGGGGCTGGCGGCGCCGGAGGTGTCGTTTGATCCGGCCACCCATGTGGCGGTGTTGCCGTACTCCTCGGGCACGACCGGTAATCCGAAGGGTGTGGCCCTCTCGCATCGCAATCTGGTGGCCAACGTCGCCCAGATCCGCCCGTTGCAGGGGATGGGTGCCGATGATGTGGTGATCGCGGTGTTGCCGTTCTTCCACATCTACGGGATGACCGTGCTGTTGAATGCGGCGTTGTTCAATCGCGCGTCGCTGGTGGTGATGCCGCGGTTCGATCTGGTGGAGTTCTTGGAGAACATCCAGAACCACAAGGTGACGATGGCGTATATCGCGCCGCCGGTGGCGGTGGCATTGGCCAAGCATCCGATCATCGACAACTACGATTTGAGCTCGTTGCACACGATGATGTCGGGGGCCGCGCCGCTGGACGACGAGTTGGGCCAGGCGGTGGCCAAGCGGCTGGATCTGCACATGCTGCAGGGCTATGGGATGAGCGAGCTCTCGCCGGTGAGCCACATCATCCCGGCCGATACCCCGGGGTTGCTGGGCCGGCAGGACCCGCCGTTGTCCTCGACGGGGTGGGCGGTACCCAATTCGGAGAACAAGATCGTCGACCCGGGCACGGGTGCCGAGATCGGGTTGCCGAGCGAGGGATTGTCCGAGCCCGGTGAGCTGTGGGTGAAGGGACCCAACGTGATGCTGGGGTACCTCAACAACGAGCAGGCGACCGCGGACACCATCGACGCCGACGGATACCTCCACACCGGCGACATGGCGCAGGTCGATCCGACGGGGTGTGTCTACATCGTCGATCGGCTCAAGGAGCTGATCAAGTACAAGGGTTATCAGGTGCCGCCGGCGGAGTTGGAGGCGTTGCTGCTGACAAACGACAAGATCGCGGATGCGGCGGTGATCGGGGTGCTCGATGCCGAGGGTGAGGAGATCCCCAAGGCGTTCGTGGTGGCTCAGCCGGGTGCGGAGCTCACTGCCGATGAGGTGATGGAGTTCGTGGCGTCGAAGGTGGCTCCGCACAAGAAGGTTCGTGCGGTGGAGTTCATCGAGGCGATCCCGAAGTCGGCGTCGGGCAAGATCCTGCGCAAGGATCTCCGGAAGTAGTCCTGCTGGAATCCCTATGACGTTGTGCCCGGTTTCCGGGCACAACGTCATAGGGATCGGGGTCTAGGCGATCGGGGTCTAGGCGATCAGGGTCATGGGGCGATCGGGTTCGGTTCGATTCAGGGGATCTCGTGCGGGGGGATGTCGTCATAGGCGACCTCCACCACCCCGGTGCGCTTGTTCCACCAGTAGGTGAGACCCCACAGGATGACGCCGAAGAGGAGCAACCAGCCGGCGACGACGTACTGCTCGGGATCGCGGCCGGTGAACGGCAGGGTCAGGTACCCGCAGGTCACCGCGCCGACCACAGCGATCGGGGTGTACGTGCGGAAATGCTTGTGCTCGACCTTGTCCCGGCGCAGAACCAGGACCGCGATGTTGACCACGGTGAACACCGCCAGGAGCAACAATGCGGTGGTGCCGCCGAGCAGGCCGACGATGGAGCCCTTCGGGTCGGCGCTGACGTAGGCCAGCAGGCACAGGGCGACGACCGTGGTGAAGATGATCGCGGCGAACGGCGTCCGGCGCCCCGGGTGCACGTAGGCGAGGAATTTGGGGAGCACCCCCTGCTTGGCCATCCCGTACAGGAGACGGCTCGCCATCATCATGTTGATGAGCGCGGTGTTGGCGACGGCGAACATCGAGATCCACGGAAGCAGATCGGACATCGGGAAATCCGGGGCGGCGGTCTGGACGACGTCGACGAGCGGTGTCTCGCTCTCGGCCAACACGCCGACGGGCACGATGGCGACCGCGCAGATCGCGATGAGGACGTACACCACGGCGGTGATACCGAGGCCGCTCAGCATCACCTTCGGGAAGATGCGGACCGGGTCCTTGCACTCCTCGGCCATGTTGACCGAGTCCTCGAATCCGACGAGCGCGAAGAAGGCCAGTGAGGTGGCCGCGGTGACCGCGATGAAGGCGTTCTTGTCGTCGGGGCTGTCGAAGGCCACCACCGAATCCCAGTGGTCGGCGTTGCCGCCGACGATGAACCAGTAGCCGATGAACAACACGAGAAGCAGACCGGTCAGCTCCACCAGCGTCAGGACCACATTGGTGCCCACACCTTCGGCGACACCGCGGAAGTTGACGAACATGACCAGCAGCAGGAAGCCGATGGCGATCGCGAAGAGCGCGGGGTTGGTGGCGTCGGGGGAGTCACCGGTGAACGCGGTCAGCATGTTCACCGCGAAGGCCCGCGAGGCCGTCGTCGCCGAGGTGATACCCGAACACATCACCGTGAACAGGACGATGAACGTGATGAAGTGGATGCCGAAGGCCTTGTGCACGTACAGGGCTGCACCCGCGGCCTGCGGGTACTTCGTCACCAGTTCGAGGTAGGAGAACGCGGTGAGCGTCGCGACCGTGAATGCGATCAGGAACGGCACCCATGCGGCGCCACCGACCTCGCCGGCCACCTGGCCGGTGAGCGCGTACACGCCGGTACCCAGGATGTCGCCGATGATGAACAACAACAACAACTTCCAGCCGAGTACGCGTTTGAGCTCGGGCTGCTTTTCGGCATTCTGACCGGTCTCGCCGGCGCTGGTGCTGGCTGTCATGCGCTTACGCTAGACCCACCTCGTCGAACTTGCGCGTCGAATCGAGCGCTTGCCCACCATCCCGCCCCGACGGCACGCGCGGACTGTGGAAAACTATCCGCCATGAGCAACGGCACCCTGATCCTGATGCGTCACGGCGAGAGCGAATGGAATGCGTCCAATCAGTTCACCGGCTGGGTGGACGTGGCGCTGACGGAGAAGGGCAAGGCCGAGGCCGTCCGCGCGGGTGAACTCCTCGTCGAACACGACGTCCTGCCGGACGTGCTCTACACGTCGTTGCTGCGTCGTGCGATCTCGACCGCGCAGATCGCGCTCGACACCGCCGACCGGCACTGGATTCCGGTCGTCCGCGACTGGCGCCTCAACGAACGGCACTACGGGGCGTTGCAGGGGCTCAACAAGGCCGACACGCTGGAGAAGTACGGCCAGGAGCAGTTCATGCTGTGGCGTCGCAGCTACGACACCCCGCCCCCGGCGATCGAGCCCGACGCCGAGTACAGCCAGGTGGGCGACCCGCGCTACGCCGACCTCGACGAGGTGCCGCTGACGGAGTGCCTCAAGGACGTCGTCGCGCGGATGATCCCGTACTTCACCGAGACGATCTCGGCGGACATCAAGGCGGGCAAGACGGTGCTCATCGCCGCGCACGGCAACTCGCTGCGTGCCCTCGTCAAGTATCTCGACGGCATCTCCGACGAGGACATCGCCGGCCTGAACATCCCCACCGGCAACCCGTTGCGCTACGACCTCGACGAGAACCTCAAGCCGCTCAATCCGGGCGGCACCTACCTCGATCCCGAAGCCGCCGCCGCCGGTGCGGCCGCGGTCGCCGCGCAGGGCCAGAAGTAGGGGCACGGGCCGCACGGGAGGACGTGTCCACCGCCGACGACGCAATTCGGGACTTGTAACACATCTCGCCATGGCGCCGATAGTGTGACGCGCGCTACATTAGACGGCATGGCGGATGTGGGTACCTTGCGATTCGACCATTCACCTGCCCAGGAACGCTATGAGGCGGTACTCGTGACCGACCAGTTCGGTGAGGACGAGGTGGTCGGTTACGTCGACTATGTCTCGGAGCCGTATCAGGTGGTGCTGACGCACACCGTGGTCCGGGAGCAGTACAGCGGTAAGGGCTATGCGGCCCAACTCGTTCGGGTCGTGCTCGAGGACATCCGTGGCAGCGGCAAGCAGGTCGTCCCGGTGTGTTCCTACGTGCAGCGGTTCATCGAACGCCATCCCGAGTTCGCCGACTTGGCGGTTCGGGTCCCGCAGTGAGGGGTCGGCAGTGAGTTCCGGTAGCGAGAGCTCGGCGCGGTGAGAGCCAGGTCACGGCCGTCCCGCGTTCCCGCCGGGACTCCGGCGAACACCGCGTGAACAGCTGCCGAACACCCCTGTCAGATGTGCGTCCGGTGTTCGTCGGGCCGTAAGCTGCACACGTGACCGCCGCTATCTCAGCCGCGACGATCGCGTTCGTACTCGCGCTCTTCCTCGGTGTCTTCATCGGTCGGCACATCCGCGACAGCGGGTGGCCCCGGGGACTCGTGCCTGCCAGGTTCTTCCCGCGCAGAGCCGCGGCCGGTGACGGCGGGCAGCGCGTCGCCACCCCCCGCACCCGCAGTCCGGAACCGACCTCGCGCGAGGTCCCCGCGTCCGCGGAGGCCCGCGACTCCGATGTCCGGTCCACGACCTCCGACGGTCGTATGACCAAGGCAGGCCTGCTGAGCATGGTGGTGCGCAACTCGTCCACCGCGGTCGCGGTGGTCGACGAGTTCCGCGACGTGGTCCTCTACAACCAGCGTGCGGTCGAGCTCGGGATGGTGCGCGAGATGCTCCTCGCCGACCCGGTCTGGGATGCAGTGAAAGAGATCCTCGACACCGGCGCCGAACGGCACTTCGAGTTCAGTCCACCGACGTCGAGCCTCGGTTTCGTCTCGACCGGCCGCACCCCGCGGCCCACCGTCGAGCACGTGCGTTGCCTCGCCCGCCTGGTCGCCCAGGGCGACGAGCGCTACGCCGTCGTCTACGGCCTCGACGACACCGAGCACAAGCGCGTGGAGGCCACCCGCCGCGACTTCGTCGCGAACGTCTCGCACGAACTCAAGACGCCGGTGGGTGCCATCGGCCTGCTCGCCGAGGCCATGCTCGAATCGGCCGACGACACCGACTCGGTCCAGCACTTCGGCCGCCGGGTGGTGGGTGAGACCAAACGCATGGGCAACATGGTCAGCGAACTGCTCGCGCTCTCGCGTCTGCAGGGCGGAGACACCCCGGAGTTCACCCGCATCGACGTCGACGCCCTCATCGACGACGCGATCGCGGCGTCGACCCTGGCAGCGGAGGCGGCCGCCATCGAGCTGCGGGCCGACGCACCCATCTCGGTGACGATCCGCGGTGACCGTCTGCTGCTGCTCACGGCGCTGAACAACCTGATCGCCAACGCCATCTCCTATTCGCCGTCGGGCACCACCGTGTCGGTCAGCCGTCGCGTCATCAAGATCGACGGCCGGCCCATGGTCGCCATCGCGGTCACCGACCGCGGCATCGGGATCGCGCCCGCCGACCAGCAGCGCGTGTTCGAACGGTTCTTCCGCGTCGACCAGGCGCGCTCGCGCCTCACCGGCGGCACCGGACTGGGCCTGGCGATCGTCAAACACGTCGCGGCCAACCACGGCGGCACCATCAACCTGTGGAGCAAGCCGGGTACCGGCTCCACCTTCACCCTCTGCATCCCCGAGGACCTCTCCGACGCGGGCTGGCCCGACGAGACCGAATACGCGCAGGAGCCGGCGGCCCGCCGGCCTGCGGTCAATCCACCTTCCGGTGACGACGACAAAGGAAACAAGAGTTGACCCACGTACTGATCGTCGAGGACGAGGAGTCGCTGGCGGACCCGCTGGCGTTCCTGCTGCGTAAGGAAGGGTTCGAGGCCAGTGTCATCTCCGATGGCGCGCAGGCGTTGTCGGCCTTCGACCGCCTCAGCCCCGACATCGTGCTCCTCGACCTCATGCTGCCCGGGATGTCGGGTACCGAGATCTGCAAGGCCCTGCGCACACGTTCCAATGTGCCGGTGATCATGGTGACTGCGCGCGACACCGAGATCGACAAGGTCGTCGGGCTCGAACTCGGCGCCGATGACTATGTGACCAAGCCGTATTCGGCTCGCGAGCTCATCGCGCGCATCCGCGCGGTGCTGCGGCGTGGCAGCGAGACCGTCGATGACGGCCTCGAGATCGGGGTGCTCGAGGCCGGTCCCGTCCGGATGGATGTCGAGCGGCATACGGTCTCCGTCAGTGGTGCGCCGATCACGTTGCCGCTCAAGGAGTTCGACCTACTCGAGTATCTGCTGCGCAACGCTGGGCGGGTGCTGACCAGGGGGCAGCTCATCGACCGGGTCTGGGGTGTGGACTACGTCGGCGACACCAAGACGCTCGACGTGCATGTCAAGCGTCTGCGTTCGAAGATCGAGCCGGACCCGGCAAATCCCAAGCATCTCATCACCGTTCGCGGCCTCGGGTACAAGCTCGAGGCCTGAGGGGCCGGCGCCCCCGGCTACTCCGGGGGCTGCAGCTCGTACTTGACGTCGGTATCCCGGCGGGTGGTGGCGGCCTGGGTGGCCGGGTGAATCGCGATGAGGCCCAATCCGTTTCGGCGTCGACAGGCTGCGGCGAGCGCCGCGTAGGCGGCGGCCCCGATCAGTTCGGTCAGCTCCGGGGCGTAGGACTCCCACACCTGCTTGGCTCCCACGTGGGCGTCGGGAGAACCCGAGCAGTACCACTGGAGGTCGTGGCCGCCCTCACCCCAGCCGCGGCGGTCGAACTCGGTGATCGTCGTCTGGAGTACCTGCGTGCCGTCGGGGCGTTCGACCCAGTCCTGCTCGCGACGCACCGGCAGTTGCCAGCACACATCGGGTTTCACGGTGAGGGGTTCGAGGCCCTTGCGCAGAGCCATCGAGTGCAGCGCGCAGCCGACGCCGCCGGCGAAGCCGGGACGATTGAGAAAGATGCACGCGCCCTTGAGAAGACGTGTCTTCAGGGCGGGCTCGTCGTCGAGGTCGCCCTCCTCGAGGTACCCCTTGGGTCCCAGCGGATCCTTACCCGATCCCTTCTTGTAGAACTGCCAGTCCTCGGGTGTCAGCATCGCGACGCCGCGGGCGAGGGTGTTGCGATCGTCGTCGTCGGACAGGTAGGCGCCGTGACTGCAGCAACCGTCGGTCTCGCGGCCGGGCAGGATGCCCTGGCAGGCGGGGGTGCCGAACACGCACGTCCAATGCGAGAGCAGCCACGTGAGGTCGGCTCGGACGACGTGTTCGGGATCGGCCGGATCGGCGAATTCGTACCATTCGCGCGGAAAGTCGAGTTCGACCTCCGGAGCTGGTGTGATTCGGGGCGCGGACGGCGAGATGGCGGTCACCACTACACGGTAGCCGGGATCGGTCGAGCCGGACGATTGCACTACGGTTGTCGCGTGCGCTTAGGAGTTCTCGACGTGGGCAGCAACACTGTCCACCTCCTGGTGGTCGACGCTCATCGCGGCGGCCACCCCACCCCGATGAGTTCGACCAAGGCGGTTCTGCGTCTCGCCGAGCACATAGATGCCGACGGCCGCATGAATGACCGCGCGGTGTCCAGACTGATCGAGTCGATCGACGAGTTCACCCACATCGCCGGTACGTCGGGATGTGAACAGATCATGGCGTTCGCGACGTCGGCCGTGCGCGACGCCACCAACTCCGACGAGCTGCTCGCCGAGGTCGAGAAACGCACCGGGGTTCGCGTGCTGGTCCTCTCCGGCCGCGACGAGGCCCGGCTCACGTCCCTGGCCGTCCGCCGCTGGCGCGGGTGGAGCGCCGGACGCATCCTCGCCCTCGACATCGGCGGCGGTTCCCTGGAGATGTCCAACGGGGTCGACGAGGAGCCCGACGTCGCCCTGTCGCTCCCGCTCGGCGCCGGTCGCCTCACCCGCGAGTGGATGCCCGACGACCCGCCCGACCGGCGCCGCGTCGGGGTGTTGCGGGACTGGCTCGACGCCGAGCTGCGCGCTCCGGCACGTGAGCTGCTCGCCCCGGGCGCGCCGGACCTGTGCGTCGGGACGTCGAAGACCTTCCGCAGTCTCGCGCGGCTGACCGGCGCGGCGCCGTCGAGCGCCGGACCGCGGGTCCGGCGGGTGCTGACGACGAGTGGGCTGCGACAGCTCATCTCCTTCATCTCGCGGATGACGAGGGACGACCGTGCTGAACTGGAAGGCGTGAGCTCGGATCGGGCGGGACAGCTCGTCGCCGGTGCCCTCGTCGCCGAGGCCACGATGCGGGCGCTTGCTGTCGATACACTGGAAATCTGCCCATGGGCCCTTCGGGAGGGCGTGATCCTGCGCCGACTCGATGCAGAACCGGCCGACTCGATCGGGCCCTCACAGACGCTCGGCACCCGGGAGGGCGTCGGCTGAGCCGGACTCGTGGCGCCGCGGCGCGACGCCGGGAGAGGTCTGCCGGTCGGCGACGACACAACGCCGAGAAGTACCGCAAGCGGATGCGCTCGACGAAGCATCCGATGACGTTCGAGGACGGAGCCACTTCATGTCGAAGGATTCGGAACCCGAATCTCGACCCATCTCGGTATCGGAACTGCTCGCCCGGTCACAGGGCGCCGGTGGGGGAAACACCCCGACGCGCGCCCGTGACGGTCGCGGTCGCCGTCGCGCGGGCCGCGACGGGTCGGTCTCGGTATCGGAGCTGACCGGCGAGATCCCGAAGATCACCGACGCCACCACGGCGTCCGGTACCGACACTCCAGGCCCCGAGACGGCGTCGCGGAAAGCAGCACCGGCGGAGGCCGCGGCACCGACGAGGAAACCGACCAGCCGGCGGGCCGCGGAACCGGCCGTCGAGCCGGAAGCGACCGTCGAGCCCGAGCCGGAATCGAGCGTCGAGCCCGAATCGACGGCCGAGCCCGAGCAGGTCGAGTCCCGGGCCGCCGAGAAGGCCGCGCCGTCCCGGCCGGCTCCCGACTCGTGGACACAGACCAGGTCCGGGGCACCCAGCGGTCCGTTCCCGAGGTCGACGAACCCGATCCCGCGACGCCCCGCCGACGACCGGCCGATCGTCGAACGTCCCCGTCCGGGCCGGGCGCAGGCCCACCCGGGCGGCTGGACCGCCAGCGGTATGCCCGCCTTCGGCGAGGCGCCGCCCATGTCGACGCGCGACTTCAGCTCGGACGCCGTGGCGCGTCGCCTGGGAAAGAACCCGCCGCGTGACACCGCACCCGTCGACGAGGAGTCGGCCAACGCGGTCACCGGGATCATCCCGCTCGTCGACGGACCCGACCACGGTGGTCACACCGAGGGTCTGGCCGTCGTCGACTCCGAAGACGTCGTGACCCACGACCTCGCCGAGGTCGACCCCGGCACCCGCGGTCCTCGTGAACGCGGCGACCGCGGTTTCTCCGAGGTCATGGACTTCGACGCCTACCGCAATTTCGCCGATGTCGAGAGCGACACCGACAAGCCGGCGACCAAGGGCTGGGCCGCGGCGACGGCCAAGGCCGCAGGGAAGGGCAAGGGCGGCCTGATCCAGCGGCTGTTCGGCCGCAAGAACAAGGCTGCCCCTACCCACGACGACCCGACCCACGACGACCCGACTCACGGCGACGACCGGGCCCACGGCGCAGCCGCTCGTGACCCGCACGACCCGGCGTCTGATGCCCGGGGCGATGGGGGTTCGGACTGGGCGGATTCGGACTGGATGGCCACGGCCGCGGCCGCAGCGACTGCCGGTGGGGCGACTGCGGCTCTGGCGGCGTCGCGCACCGACGACCACCCGACCGAGGCGATCCAGCCGATCGACGACGCGCCCCGGGACGAGTCGAGCGCAGAAGAGTCGAGCGCAGAAGAGTCGCACGCAGAAGAGTCGCACGCAGAAGACTCGAACGCACACGAAGCGAACGCCGACGAGTCGAGCCCGAGAGAAGCGAACGCGGACGGGTCGAGCGCCGACGAGCCGAACACCGGGGATTCGAGCGCAGGGGATTCGAGCACAGACGAGTCGAGCACAGACGAGTCGAGCGCAGACGCGTCGGATGCGGACGAGTCGGACCGGACACACGCGTGGGCCGCGCCGCGGGCGTGGTCCGATCCCGATCGGTCCGACGCGACCGACCGGGTCGACCTGGTCAAGGACGTCGAATCCGACGACGCCGCGGGCCGCCCGCCCGGGCCGCACACCCTGCAGGACACCACCGACATCGACGAGACCCCCGGTCCGGGATCGGGTGGGGACGTGGCGCGGGAGGACAGCGCCGCGACCGCGGACGCCGGTCGGACAGCGTCGGGCCAGGTGGTCACCGAACCCGAGGGATCAGGCCCGGACGGATCAGCCCAGGACACCGACCGCGAGGACGACGGCTCGCCGGTGACGGCGTGGCTGCTGTTGTTCGGTCAGGCGATCGCCGGACTGGCGATCGGGGTGGGCCTGTTCTGGGGCTTCACCGAACTGTGGCGCTGGAACCCCTATTTCGCGCTGGTCCTCGCGGTGCTGGTGATCTTCGGTATCGTCACGCTCTCGCATGTCGTGCGGCGTACCAAGGATCTGCCGACGACGCTGCTCGCGTTGGGTGTGGGTCTGCTGGTGACCATCGGTCCACTGGTGTTGTTGGCCGCGTGATCCCCCCGGAACCGATGAATTCGCCCGTGCCCGATGCGGAGTCGCCGGGTGTCCCGTCGCCGACGCCCGAGATCCCCGTCGGGCTCTCGACCGCCTCGGTGTATCCGCAGAACACCGAGGCGGCGTTCGCGTATGCCGCCGACCTCGGATATGACGGCATCGAGCTGATGGTGTGGGGCGACACCGTCAGCCAGGACATCCGGCGCGTGGAGTATCTGTCGGAGCACTATCAGGTGCCGGTGCTGTCGATCCACGCACCGTGTCTGCTCATCTCGCAGCGCGTGTGGGGTCGCGATCCGATCGTGAAGCTGGCCCGCTCGGTGGAGGCCGCCGAGGATCTCGGTGCCCCGACCGTCGTCGTGCATCCGCCGTTCCGCTGGCAGCGGGGCTACGTCTCCGCCTTCGACGACCTCGTCGCCGAACTCGAGGAGGACAGCGGCGTCGCGATCGCGGTGGAGAACATGTTCCCCATGCGCGCCGACCGGTTCTTCGGGGCGCGGGAGTCGTCGGTGCGTCGACTCGAGAAGCGCGGCGGCGGCCCGGGGCTGGCGGCGTCGGCGTTCGGCAAGTCGATCGATCCGACCGACGACGGTTACGCGCATTACACCCTCGACCTGTCGCACACCGCCACGGCCGGAGTCGATGCCCTCGACCTGCTGGAGCGCATGGGTTCGCAATTGAGTCATCTGCACCTCGCCGACGGCGACGGTGCGTCGACGGACGAACACCTCATCCCCGGAGACGGTGCGCAGCCCTGCGTCGAGGTGTGTCGCCGCATCGCGTCGAGCGACTTCTCGGGTGCGGTTGTGCTGGAGGTCAGCACGGGCGGCGCACGTACCAAACCCGAGCGGAGCGCGCTGCTGGCGCGTTCGCTAGATTTTGCCCGGCGGCATCTCAAACGGGAGCTGCACCCCGAGCCCACCGGCCAGATCAGCAACTGACTCCTTCGGTCCAGGTGGTGAGTGCGCCGGGGCAACCACGAAGGCGGGACGATGACCAGCAAGATCACCCAGGTTCAGGCGCTGACCGAGGTGGACCGGGGTGGGCCGGACGCGATCACGCTGCGCGCCTGCATCGACGAGACGTTCACCATCGGGCCCAAGGTGCACGGCGGAACTCTGCAGATGATCGTCGCGAAGGCGGCGCGGACCGCGCTGACCGCACTGACCCCGGCAGGGGACAAGCTCGCCGAGGCGGCGGCCGCGATGATCCCGGTGGCCATCTCCAGTGATTTCCTGACCGCCCCCGACGCGGCCGACGTCGACTTCGTGGTCTCGGTGCGCAAGCGCGGACGTACCGTGACGGTGCTGTCCGTCGACGCCGTCCAGCAGGGCCGAACCGTCGTCTCGTCGTCGGTGACCATGGCGCGTCCGGACAGCGGTGCACCCCACCACTCCGGCCCGACGGTGCTCGACGGGACACCGCCCGAGCCGACGCCGACCGGCATCCCGCTCGACGGGTCGCCGATCTCCGAGGTCAACCATCTCGGCGCGGCGATCGATCTCGTCCTCGACTCCGAGACGTTCCCCATCGTCCGCGGTGAGACCGGCGAGCCGCTGGTTCGCGGCTGGATACGCCCGAAGGGCATCGAACCCGACGAGTACTTCTCCGTCCTCGTCTGCGACATCTCACCGCCGGTGGTGATGAATCTCGCGTTGTTCGGCTGGGCGCCGACGGTGCAGCTCACGACTTATGTCCGCCGGCATCCGGCGCCGGGGTGGCTGCGCTTCGCCGCGACCAGCTCCGAGGTCGGCCCCGGGATGTTCGAGGAGGATCATCTCGTGGTGGACTCGACCGGGACGGTCGTCGCGCAGTCCCGGCAGCTGGCCCTCATTCCTTCAGGAAGGTAGACATTCGTGACTCAACGCATCGCCATCGTCGGCGGAGGCAAGATCGGTGAAGCCCTGCTCGCCGGTCTGATCGGTGCAGGCACCCCGACCAAGGACCTGGTCGTGGCGGAGAAGATCGAGAGTCGCGCCGCCGAGATCGCCGACGAGTACGGCGTGCTCGTCACCGACGTGAAGTCCGCCGCGGAGTCCGCTCAGTACGTGTTCCTGGCCATCAAGCCCGACGACGTCGACTCCATCTTGCGTGTCCTGACCTCCGCGGAGGACGACTCGGAGACCGAGCGGGTCACCGTGACCCTGGTCGCAGGCATCCCGCTGTCGCGCTACGAGTCCGCATTGCAGGCGGGGTCCCCGGTCATCCGCGTCATGCCCAACACCCCGATGCTCGTCAACGAGGCGATGTCGGCTGTGTCGGCCGGACGCTACGTCGCCGACGAGCAACTGCAGGCCGTGGTGAAGATCCTCAAGACCGTCGGCAAGGTGGCGGTGGTACCCGAGAAGCAGATGGACGCGGTGACCGCGGTGTCGGGCTCGGGACCGGCCTATGTCTTCCTGCTGGCCGAGGCGATGATCGACGCGGGTGTGGGCCTCGGGCTGACCCGGGCGCAGGCGTCGGAGATGGCCGTCCAGACCATTCGCGGGGCCGGGATCCTGCTCAGCGATTCGGGTCTGTCCGCGGTCGATCTGCGTGCCGCGGTGACCTCTCCCGGGGGCACGACCGCCGAGGCGATCCGGGAATTCGAGGCGAACGGCTTCCGGCACGCCGTCTATCAGGCAACTCGTGCCTGCGCGGCGGCCAGCGCGCGTGGCGGACGTCGAGTGGAGGTCGAGGGTTTGGGTCAGGGACACGCGGTCACCGACACACCATGAGTTGTGGTCGTCGGGCCGATAAACCCCAGCATGTAGGGGTCGAGTCACAGGAATCTCAGAAATCCTGGTCCCTCACGTCGCTTTTTTCACATCCGCCACGCTAAGCTCCTTTAAGCACGTGCGTGTCTGATGTCCGCAGGAGGGGAAGCCTGCGGCCGCGACGCGTGCACGGAGGTATGAGTGATTCATGGCACCTGCAGACACTCCTGGTGACAGGACGGGCGCAGTGAGCAACGCGACTTCAGGGTCGCAGTTTCTCACCGTCGCCGAAGTTGCGTCGCTGATGCGCGTATCGAAGATGACCGTTTACCGTCTCGTTCACAGCGGCGAACTGCCCGCGGTCCGGGTCGGACGCTCGTTCCGTGTGCACGCGAAGGCGGTTCACGATTATCTGGAGACGTCGTACTTCGACGCCGGCTGATCGCAGCCCGGCTACACGCCTGAAGGCAGTTCGAGACAG
It contains:
- a CDS encoding phosphoglyceromutase, with the protein product MSNGTLILMRHGESEWNASNQFTGWVDVALTEKGKAEAVRAGELLVEHDVLPDVLYTSLLRRAISTAQIALDTADRHWIPVVRDWRLNERHYGALQGLNKADTLEKYGQEQFMLWRRSYDTPPPAIEPDAEYSQVGDPRYADLDEVPLTECLKDVVARMIPYFTETISADIKAGKTVLIAAHGNSLRALVKYLDGISDEDIAGLNIPTGNPLRYDLDENLKPLNPGGTYLDPEAAAAGAAAVAAQGQK
- a CDS encoding AMP-binding protein, producing MSFSSPFPDVEIPDVSVFEFLFGSMAEGDLGRTALVDPKSGATTTYGQLISQIEAAAGALASRGVGVGDVVGILSPNIPAFATVFHGILRAGGTATTINALFTAPEIAKQLRDSGAKMLVTISPMLEQAKAAAAEVGLADVDLIVLDGDGQDASGHPNAADLLGAGLAAPEVSFDPATHVAVLPYSSGTTGNPKGVALSHRNLVANVAQIRPLQGMGADDVVIAVLPFFHIYGMTVLLNAALFNRASLVVMPRFDLVEFLENIQNHKVTMAYIAPPVAVALAKHPIIDNYDLSSLHTMMSGAAPLDDELGQAVAKRLDLHMLQGYGMSELSPVSHIIPADTPGLLGRQDPPLSSTGWAVPNSENKIVDPGTGAEIGLPSEGLSEPGELWVKGPNVMLGYLNNEQATADTIDADGYLHTGDMAQVDPTGCVYIVDRLKELIKYKGYQVPPAELEALLLTNDKIADAAVIGVLDAEGEEIPKAFVVAQPGAELTADEVMEFVASKVAPHKKVRAVEFIEAIPKSASGKILRKDLRK
- a CDS encoding GNAT family N-acetyltransferase, yielding MADVGTLRFDHSPAQERYEAVLVTDQFGEDEVVGYVDYVSEPYQVVLTHTVVREQYSGKGYAAQLVRVVLEDIRGSGKQVVPVCSYVQRFIERHPEFADLAVRVPQ
- a CDS encoding sensor histidine kinase is translated as MTAAISAATIAFVLALFLGVFIGRHIRDSGWPRGLVPARFFPRRAAAGDGGQRVATPRTRSPEPTSREVPASAEARDSDVRSTTSDGRMTKAGLLSMVVRNSSTAVAVVDEFRDVVLYNQRAVELGMVREMLLADPVWDAVKEILDTGAERHFEFSPPTSSLGFVSTGRTPRPTVEHVRCLARLVAQGDERYAVVYGLDDTEHKRVEATRRDFVANVSHELKTPVGAIGLLAEAMLESADDTDSVQHFGRRVVGETKRMGNMVSELLALSRLQGGDTPEFTRIDVDALIDDAIAASTLAAEAAAIELRADAPISVTIRGDRLLLLTALNNLIANAISYSPSGTTVSVSRRVIKIDGRPMVAIAVTDRGIGIAPADQQRVFERFFRVDQARSRLTGGTGLGLAIVKHVAANHGGTINLWSKPGTGSTFTLCIPEDLSDAGWPDETEYAQEPAARRPAVNPPSGDDDKGNKS
- a CDS encoding APC family permease produces the protein MTASTSAGETGQNAEKQPELKRVLGWKLLLLFIIGDILGTGVYALTGQVAGEVGGAAWVPFLIAFTVATLTAFSYLELVTKYPQAAGAALYVHKAFGIHFITFIVLFTVMCSGITSATTASRAFAVNMLTAFTGDSPDATNPALFAIAIGFLLLVMFVNFRGVAEGVGTNVVLTLVELTGLLLVLFIGYWFIVGGNADHWDSVVAFDSPDDKNAFIAVTAATSLAFFALVGFEDSVNMAEECKDPVRIFPKVMLSGLGITAVVYVLIAICAVAIVPVGVLAESETPLVDVVQTAAPDFPMSDLLPWISMFAVANTALINMMMASRLLYGMAKQGVLPKFLAYVHPGRRTPFAAIIFTTVVALCLLAYVSADPKGSIVGLLGGTTALLLLAVFTVVNIAVLVLRRDKVEHKHFRTYTPIAVVGAVTCGYLTLPFTGRDPEQYVVAGWLLLFGVILWGLTYWWNKRTGVVEVAYDDIPPHEIP